From Kineosporia succinea, the proteins below share one genomic window:
- the clpB gene encoding ATP-dependent chaperone ClpB: MDLKLTTRSQEAMASAVRRAATDGAPQVEPAHLLGALLEQPDGVAPALLQAVGADPQALRRTNSTLIENLPRASGSSVSSPSLGRATYSAMSAAGDVARELGDEYVSTEHLLIGLAAGDNPALKGITREKLLEALPKVRGNAKVTSADPEGTYKSLEKYGVDLTAAARDGRLDPVIGRDAEIRRVVQVLSRRTKNNPVLIGEPGVGKTAVVEGLAQRIVAGDVPESLRGKRLISLDLAAMVAGAKYRGEFEERLKAVLEEIKGSEGEVVTFIDELHTVVGAGGSSDGSMDAGNMLKPMLARGELRLVGATTLDEYRENIEKDAALERRFQQVFVGEPSVEDTVGILRGLKERYEAHHKVAITDAALVAAAALSHRYIPGRQLPDKAIDLIDEAASKLRMEIDSSPEEIDVLRRQVDRMKMEEMALANEADASSQMRLEKLRAELADRSEQLSALTARWEQEKAGLNRVGDLMKRVDELRGQAEKLQRAGDLGAASRLLYGEIPTIEKEIAEAQAAEEVVDESREPMVKDEVGPDDIADVVAAWTGIPAGRLLEGESAKLLRMEEVIGGRLIGQKSAVRAVSDAVRRARAGISDPDRPTGSFLFLGPTGVGKTELAKALADFLFDDERAMVRIDMSEYAEKHSEARLIGAPPGYVGYESGGQLTEAVRRRPYSVVLFDEVEKAHPDVFDVLLQVLDDGRLTDGQGRTVDFRSTILVLTSNLGSQFLVEPGLSDQAKKEAVLTSVRSAFKPEFLNRLDDVVVFDPLGMEELSHIVELQIGLLARRLADRRLELQVTAAARDWLALTGYDPAYGARPLRRLVQREIGDKLARALLAGEIHDGDGVLVDVAPTTDGLLVRRLEEGEQVESVTPEAPLIELESGPTI, translated from the coding sequence ATGGATCTGAAGCTCACCACCCGCAGCCAGGAGGCCATGGCCTCCGCCGTCCGGCGGGCCGCCACCGACGGTGCGCCGCAGGTGGAGCCGGCGCACCTGCTGGGAGCGCTGCTCGAGCAGCCCGACGGGGTCGCGCCCGCCCTTCTGCAGGCGGTCGGTGCCGACCCGCAGGCTCTGCGGCGCACCAACTCCACCCTGATCGAGAACCTGCCCCGGGCCAGCGGCAGCAGCGTGAGCTCGCCCAGCCTGGGCCGGGCCACCTACAGCGCGATGTCCGCGGCCGGTGACGTGGCCCGCGAGCTCGGCGACGAGTACGTCTCCACCGAGCACCTGCTCATCGGCCTGGCGGCGGGCGACAACCCGGCCCTCAAGGGCATCACCCGCGAGAAGCTGCTCGAGGCCCTGCCCAAGGTCCGTGGCAACGCCAAGGTCACCAGCGCCGATCCCGAGGGCACCTACAAGTCCCTGGAGAAGTACGGCGTCGACCTCACCGCCGCCGCGCGCGACGGGCGGCTCGACCCGGTCATCGGTCGGGACGCCGAGATCCGCCGCGTGGTGCAGGTGCTGAGCCGTCGCACCAAGAACAACCCGGTGCTGATCGGTGAACCCGGCGTCGGCAAGACCGCGGTGGTCGAGGGCCTGGCCCAGCGCATCGTGGCCGGTGACGTGCCCGAGTCGCTGCGCGGCAAGCGCCTGATCAGCCTCGACCTGGCCGCGATGGTGGCCGGGGCGAAATACCGCGGTGAGTTCGAAGAGCGCCTGAAGGCCGTGCTCGAAGAGATCAAGGGCTCCGAGGGCGAGGTCGTCACCTTCATCGACGAGCTGCACACGGTGGTCGGTGCGGGCGGCAGCAGCGACGGCTCGATGGACGCGGGCAACATGCTCAAGCCCATGCTGGCCCGCGGTGAGCTGCGCCTGGTCGGTGCCACCACGCTCGACGAGTACCGCGAGAACATCGAGAAGGACGCGGCGCTCGAGCGCCGGTTCCAGCAGGTCTTCGTCGGTGAGCCCAGTGTCGAGGACACGGTGGGCATCCTGCGTGGCCTCAAGGAGCGCTACGAGGCCCACCACAAGGTCGCGATCACCGATGCCGCCCTGGTGGCCGCCGCGGCCCTCTCGCACCGTTACATCCCCGGCCGGCAGCTCCCCGACAAGGCGATCGACCTGATCGACGAGGCGGCCAGCAAGCTGCGCATGGAGATCGACTCCTCGCCGGAGGAGATCGACGTGCTGCGCCGCCAGGTCGACCGGATGAAGATGGAAGAGATGGCGCTGGCCAACGAGGCCGACGCGTCCAGCCAGATGCGGCTCGAGAAGCTGCGGGCCGAGCTGGCCGACCGGTCCGAGCAGCTGTCCGCGCTGACGGCCCGCTGGGAGCAGGAGAAGGCCGGGCTGAACCGGGTCGGCGACCTGATGAAGCGGGTCGACGAGCTCCGCGGCCAGGCCGAGAAGCTGCAGCGCGCGGGCGATCTGGGGGCGGCCTCCCGGCTGCTCTACGGTGAGATCCCGACCATCGAGAAGGAGATCGCCGAGGCTCAGGCCGCCGAGGAGGTGGTCGACGAGTCGAGGGAGCCGATGGTCAAGGACGAGGTCGGTCCCGACGACATCGCCGACGTGGTCGCCGCCTGGACCGGTATCCCGGCCGGGCGTCTGCTCGAGGGTGAGAGCGCCAAGCTGCTGCGCATGGAAGAGGTCATCGGGGGTCGCCTGATCGGCCAGAAGTCGGCTGTGCGAGCGGTTTCCGACGCGGTGCGGCGGGCCCGGGCCGGCATCAGCGACCCCGACCGGCCGACCGGTTCGTTCCTGTTCCTCGGCCCCACCGGCGTCGGCAAGACCGAGCTGGCGAAGGCCCTGGCCGACTTCCTGTTCGACGACGAGCGCGCCATGGTCCGCATCGACATGAGCGAATACGCTGAGAAGCACAGTGAGGCACGGCTGATCGGCGCCCCGCCCGGCTACGTCGGGTACGAGTCCGGAGGCCAGCTGACCGAGGCGGTGCGCCGTCGTCCGTACTCGGTGGTGCTCTTCGACGAGGTCGAGAAGGCCCATCCCGACGTGTTCGACGTGCTGCTGCAGGTTCTCGACGACGGCCGGCTCACCGACGGGCAGGGTCGCACGGTCGACTTCCGCTCGACCATCCTGGTGCTGACGTCGAACCTGGGCTCGCAGTTCCTGGTCGAGCCGGGTCTGTCCGATCAGGCCAAGAAGGAGGCCGTGCTCACCTCGGTGCGCTCGGCGTTCAAGCCGGAGTTCCTCAACCGGCTCGACGACGTCGTGGTCTTCGACCCGCTGGGCATGGAAGAGCTGTCGCACATCGTCGAGCTCCAGATCGGGCTCCTCGCGCGGCGTCTCGCCGACCGGCGGCTCGAGCTGCAGGTCACCGCGGCCGCCCGCGACTGGCTGGCCCTCACCGGCTACGACCCGGCCTACGGGGCCCGGCCGCTGCGCCGCCTGGTGCAGCGCGAGATCGGCGACAAGCTGGCCCGGGCGCTCCTGGCCGGTGAGATCCACGACGGTGACGGCGTTCTCGTCGATGTCGCGCCGACCACCGACGGGCTGCTGGTGCGGCGGCTCGAAGAGGGGGAGCAGGTCGAGTCGGTGACGCCGGAGGCGCCGCTGATCGAGCTGGAGTCCGGGCCGACGATCTGA
- a CDS encoding LmeA family phospholipid-binding protein translates to MIIRRLIGVVLVLLVLLVIVDRVTWWAARRVVAERVQSEAGLAERPDVEVHGFPLLTQALSGKYNQVNAKVNDLTVQDGVTVDQLDVEMRGIHANFGDILNHRLGDVPVDSAVAEATVGFSAIDKVVAENMPDDNLKVEFTQGDGGRLSITGTYQNSLGSTQIQGDASVTIKDGDLVLELTQDSLQDVPAVLRPQVTTLLNRSYHLPELPFGFTAQDVTVGDSGVTVKATTTQVQLG, encoded by the coding sequence CTGGTCATCGTCGACCGCGTGACCTGGTGGGCAGCCCGCCGCGTGGTGGCCGAGAGAGTCCAGAGCGAGGCCGGTCTGGCCGAGCGCCCGGACGTCGAGGTGCACGGCTTCCCGCTGCTCACCCAGGCGCTCAGCGGCAAGTACAACCAGGTCAACGCCAAGGTCAACGACCTCACCGTGCAGGACGGCGTGACCGTCGACCAGCTCGACGTCGAGATGCGCGGCATCCACGCGAACTTCGGCGACATCCTCAACCACCGTCTCGGCGACGTGCCGGTCGACTCCGCCGTGGCCGAGGCCACCGTCGGGTTCTCCGCGATCGACAAGGTGGTCGCCGAGAACATGCCCGACGACAACCTGAAGGTGGAGTTCACCCAGGGCGACGGCGGCCGGCTCTCGATCACCGGCACCTACCAGAACAGCCTGGGCAGCACCCAGATCCAGGGCGATGCCTCGGTCACGATCAAGGACGGCGACCTGGTGCTCGAGCTGACCCAGGACTCGCTGCAGGACGTGCCGGCGGTGCTGCGCCCGCAGGTGACCACGCTGCTCAACCGCTCGTACCACCTGCCCGAGCTGCCCTTCGGCTTCACCGCGCAGGACGTGACGGTGGGTGACAGCGGCGTGACCGTGAAGGCGACGACCACCCAGGTCCAGCTCGGCTGA
- a CDS encoding exodeoxyribonuclease III: protein MRIATWNVNSMRARVDRAVAWLERSDVDVVAVQETKCKDEQFPTARFEEIGYQVAHLGHSQWNGVAIISRVGIENVEHGFPAMPTWGDPAVAEARAIGATCGGVRVWSLYIPNGRTLEDPHLAYKLEWLAALRAAGQDWLSADPQAQIALMGDWNVAPLDEDVWDMAAFEGSTHVSQPERDAFTGVVDAGFADVVRPHTPGAYTYWDYTQLRFPKRQGMRIDFVLASQALADRVKTAVIDREERKGKGASDHAPVIVELT, encoded by the coding sequence GTGCGGATCGCTACCTGGAACGTGAACTCGATGCGGGCACGGGTCGACCGTGCCGTGGCCTGGCTGGAGCGCAGCGACGTGGATGTCGTCGCCGTCCAGGAGACCAAGTGCAAGGACGAGCAGTTCCCCACCGCCCGCTTCGAGGAGATCGGCTACCAGGTCGCGCACCTGGGCCACTCGCAGTGGAACGGCGTCGCGATCATCTCCCGGGTCGGCATCGAGAACGTCGAGCACGGCTTCCCGGCCATGCCGACGTGGGGCGACCCGGCGGTCGCCGAGGCCCGGGCCATCGGCGCCACCTGCGGCGGGGTGCGGGTGTGGAGTCTCTACATCCCGAACGGCCGCACCCTCGAAGACCCGCACCTGGCCTACAAGCTGGAGTGGCTCGCCGCGCTGCGCGCCGCCGGGCAGGACTGGCTGAGCGCCGACCCGCAGGCCCAGATCGCCCTGATGGGTGACTGGAACGTGGCCCCGCTCGACGAAGACGTCTGGGACATGGCCGCCTTCGAGGGCAGCACGCACGTGTCGCAGCCCGAGCGCGACGCCTTCACCGGTGTCGTCGACGCGGGCTTCGCCGACGTGGTGCGCCCCCACACCCCGGGCGCCTACACCTACTGGGACTACACGCAGCTGCGCTTCCCGAAGAGGCAGGGCATGCGCATCGACTTCGTGCTCGCCTCGCAGGCTCTCGCCGACCGGGTCAAGACCGCCGTGATCGACCGCGAGGAGCGCAAGGGCAAGGGCGCCTCCGACCACGCTCCGGTGATCGTCGAGCTGACGTAG
- a CDS encoding S8 family serine peptidase produces MTLTPVADALPAALGGAPDLAPLVGTGSRSAIAGEYLVMLKDQAGLKAAGVDGATSSAQSLVASAVERGKDAGADVHSQFTDALQGYSATLTGDELKDIREDPAVDYVAVNQRYSSTATSGTQKDAEWGLDRIDQHSSKLNGSYYYTNTGKGVTAYVVDTGIRSTHTDFSTTLSGAKGKSRVSGGTSTLGGSDTSTEDCEGHGTHVAGTIGGTTYGVAKEVSLVPVRVLDCEGGSTSSIVANGLDWIAKHHKSGTPAVANLSLTNEGGADPVVEGAVKKLIADGVTVVIAAGNGDASGNGIPACDVSPSDVKAAIVVGASTKTDKKATFSNYGDCVDVYAPGLSIKSTWSTGDTRTATLSGTSMATPHVTGAVALYLQNHPKATPKQVQDAIVGTAGENMITKVSTKWPRRLLFATQKAKAPAATTSKTSITNGTVLRNGSKITSPNGLYTLAQSGKDLTLTKPGGRVLWHSGRGAAWTRMTSTGNLVSYNAYGRRTWSSATGGGAATLKVTDQGRLTITTNSTKKTVWTSNKAQKTAPAQNISGRSTLNAGKALYRGGRTLRSPNGQYSLAFRDNGNLTVTQTGKGVIWSTGAKNADWLTLNKAGNLTLVNSNGTTAWTSKTSGRGANRLRLVSTGKLELVKTSTDKVIWTAR; encoded by the coding sequence GTGACCCTGACACCCGTCGCTGACGCTCTGCCCGCCGCGCTGGGCGGTGCCCCCGACCTCGCGCCGCTGGTCGGCACCGGCAGCCGGAGCGCGATCGCCGGCGAGTACCTGGTCATGCTGAAAGACCAGGCCGGCCTGAAGGCCGCGGGCGTCGACGGCGCCACCTCCTCGGCCCAGTCCCTGGTGGCCTCGGCCGTCGAACGCGGCAAGGACGCGGGCGCCGACGTGCACTCGCAGTTCACCGACGCCCTGCAGGGCTACTCGGCCACGCTGACCGGCGACGAGCTGAAGGACATCCGCGAGGACCCGGCGGTCGACTACGTCGCGGTGAACCAGCGGTACTCCTCGACGGCCACGAGCGGCACGCAGAAGGACGCCGAGTGGGGTCTGGACCGCATCGACCAGCACTCGTCGAAGCTGAACGGCTCGTACTACTACACGAACACCGGTAAGGGTGTCACCGCCTACGTGGTCGACACCGGCATCCGCAGCACCCACACCGACTTCAGCACCACGCTGAGCGGCGCGAAGGGCAAGAGCCGGGTCTCCGGCGGCACCTCCACGCTCGGCGGCAGCGACACCAGCACCGAGGACTGCGAGGGGCACGGCACCCACGTGGCCGGCACCATCGGCGGCACCACCTACGGCGTGGCCAAAGAGGTCTCGCTGGTGCCGGTGCGGGTGCTCGACTGCGAGGGCGGCAGCACCAGCTCGATCGTCGCCAACGGGCTCGACTGGATCGCCAAGCACCACAAGAGCGGCACCCCGGCCGTGGCCAACCTCAGCCTCACCAACGAGGGCGGCGCCGATCCGGTCGTCGAGGGCGCGGTGAAGAAGCTGATCGCCGACGGCGTCACCGTGGTGATCGCGGCCGGCAACGGCGACGCCTCCGGCAACGGCATCCCGGCCTGCGACGTCTCACCGAGCGACGTGAAGGCCGCGATCGTGGTCGGCGCCTCGACCAAGACCGACAAGAAGGCCACGTTCTCCAACTACGGCGACTGTGTGGACGTGTACGCGCCGGGTCTGTCGATCAAGTCCACCTGGTCCACCGGTGACACCCGTACCGCCACGCTGTCCGGCACCTCGATGGCCACGCCGCACGTCACCGGTGCCGTCGCGCTGTACCTGCAGAACCACCCCAAGGCCACGCCCAAGCAGGTGCAGGACGCGATCGTCGGCACCGCCGGCGAGAACATGATCACCAAGGTCAGCACCAAGTGGCCGCGCCGGCTGCTGTTCGCCACGCAGAAGGCGAAGGCCCCGGCCGCGACCACCTCGAAGACCTCGATCACCAACGGCACGGTGCTGCGCAACGGCAGCAAGATCACCAGCCCCAACGGCCTCTACACGCTGGCGCAGAGCGGAAAAGACCTGACGCTCACCAAGCCCGGTGGCCGGGTGCTGTGGCACAGCGGCCGGGGCGCGGCCTGGACCCGCATGACGAGCACCGGAAACCTGGTCTCGTACAACGCCTACGGCCGGCGCACCTGGTCGTCCGCGACCGGGGGCGGCGCCGCCACGCTGAAGGTCACCGACCAGGGCCGACTGACGATCACCACCAACAGCACCAAGAAGACGGTCTGGACCAGCAACAAGGCCCAGAAGACGGCACCGGCGCAGAACATCTCGGGCCGGTCCACCCTGAACGCGGGCAAGGCGCTCTACCGCGGCGGCCGCACCCTGCGCTCGCCCAACGGGCAGTACAGCCTGGCCTTCCGCGACAACGGCAACCTCACGGTGACGCAGACGGGCAAGGGCGTCATCTGGAGCACCGGGGCCAAGAACGCCGACTGGCTGACCCTGAACAAGGCGGGCAACCTGACGCTGGTCAACTCCAACGGCACCACCGCCTGGACCTCGAAGACGTCGGGCCGGGGCGCGAACCGGCTGCGGCTGGTGAGCACCGGCAAGCTCGAACTGGTGAAGACCAGCACGGACAAGGTGATCTGGACAGCCCGGTGA